The sequence AAGAATGGTCAGTCCAGGAGGCTTACACCTCCGATGCCGATAGCGGCGCTGGCGCCCTGGGCATTTATGGTCTGGATGCCAATCAGGCATATATCATAACGCACACAGGCTGTGTCTGCGCCGACTGGGAGATGTGTCAGTAAGACCCTCAGTTTACCAAGCTTGCACTAAGCTGCCACCAACCCTTTGTTTACTTTTCGCCCGTTCCTGCCCCCGGTTCTACCAGTCCGTCCAAGCCTCACCCTCCCCGGATTCATCTTGTCCATAGGCGAAAACTTCCTGTGCTGAACCCTGACCTGGGCTGAGGCTAGAGTTACATACCTTCTCACCATCTCCAGGCTGGTGTGGCCAAGGAGCTGCTGAAGTGAGAAGAAATCGCCGCCGTCTTATGTTATCCCCACTCGCCACACACTGGTAGCTTGACAATAGTAAACTCCGCTTGCTAGAATCGAATGCTACATTGTGATAGGGGGGAATGCAAAATACCAGGTGACATTTACGAGCGGCTAAAAAACGGCCTATTAGAGCTTGACATGGATGCTGCAGTCGATGCTGCTAAGTCGGTAGCGCAGACAGGCGACCCCCAGGCTGTTAAAGGTGCTGTAGATGCGGTTACCGAGGCGTTACAAACTGTGGGTAAAAGGTTTCAAGACGGGGAGTGGTATCTGGCTGAACTGGTATATGCAGGTGAGATATCCAAGGAGACGATGAATATCCTGTCGCCCCTGATGGAGGCCGGAGCGATGGAGACAGCAGGGACCATAGTGATAGGCACTGTAGCGGGCGATTTGCACGACCTTGGCAAGAACATCTTCATAACCTATGCGAAGAGCGCAGGCTTTAATATGATCGATCTCGGCACCGACGTACCTACTCAGAAGTTCGTTGATGCCGTCAAGGAGCACAGTCCCCTTGCCCTCGGGATGTCCTGTCTCCTAACATCAACGGACATGGAGATAGGAAAGGTTATAGAAGAACTGAACAGGCAGAACCTCAGGGACAGGGTCAAAGTCGTCATAGGCGGAGCCGCGCTAACGCAGCAGTTTGCCAAGGAAGCAGGTGTAGATGCCTTTGCGCCCGATGCAGTGACGGGCACGGACATAATCAAGAAATGGAGCGCCTCGTGATGGACTTCAAAGAACGCGTTCTCACCGCATTGAATCATGAGGAGGCGGACCGCGTTCCGGTGATGGGTCTGATAGCGGAGCCAGCAACCAGCAACAAGATTCTGGGCAAACCTCCCTCACATTCCCTCGCAATCTTCTCAGGCTTACAGCCCTGCACTTTTTTGGTGAGCTCTGCCATAGAGTAGGCTCGATTCTTTCTGTCCACAAAATTAGTGGATAGCCCGGGGCGTTAGCAG is a genomic window of Dehalococcoidia bacterium containing:
- a CDS encoding cobalamin-dependent protein (Presence of a B(12) (cobalamin)-binding domain implies dependence on cobalamin itself, in one of its several forms, or in some unusual lineages, dependence on a cobalamin-like analog.), which codes for MLHCDRGECKIPGDIYERLKNGLLELDMDAAVDAAKSVAQTGDPQAVKGAVDAVTEALQTVGKRFQDGEWYLAELVYAGEISKETMNILSPLMEAGAMETAGTIVIGTVAGDLHDLGKNIFITYAKSAGFNMIDLGTDVPTQKFVDAVKEHSPLALGMSCLLTSTDMEIGKVIEELNRQNLRDRVKVVIGGAALTQQFAKEAGVDAFAPDAVTGTDIIKKWSAS